The Chryseolinea soli nucleotide sequence GCAGTGTACCTGAATGGATCTTTCGGAAACATTCGCCTCTACGATGCCCAGCATCATGAAGTGCCCTATCTCTTGCGCGAAGAATCGGCGCGTTATTACGCCGGAAAGTTCACACCCTACGAGATCCTGGAGAAAAAGCAAGAGGAGGGATGCTGCACGTCGCTGATCCTCCATAATCCAAAGCAAAGCGAACTCAACTCCATCCAACTGATCATTCGCAACGCGGAGGTCACAAAGGAAGCGACTTTGTTAGGCAGCGACGACCGCAAACAATGGTTCGCGCTGAAGCAGCATTTCTCGCTTTCCCCCGCTGCCAACGCCAATGGAACATCCGAAGTCAAGATCGTGGACTTCCCCCTGAGCAACTACCGCTATTACTCCCTGCGGATTGCCGATTCTACCAGCGCGCCTTTGAACATTCTGAATGCCGGCTACACAGAAGATAACCGCGTGGAGGAAGCAAAATTTACGGAAGTGCCTGTGCGAAAAGTAACCACAGGGCAGAAGCCCGGAGAAAAGAACACGTATGTCACCATTCGTTTCGATACCGCCCGCCTAGTCGACAAGTTGGAATTGAAAATGAAAGGCGCGCCCTATTTTCTCCGGCACGCTGTGTTGTACGAACCGCAGCAACGCATATCCAAAAAAGGCGAAACGTCTACGTATTACAATCGTCTGCAAGAAATGGAAGTGAATTCTCATCACCCCACCACGCTGGAATTTCCCGCGTTAAAGGTGAAAGAATTTTTGATCGTGATCGACAACCAGGATAACCCACCCCTGGAAGTCGCCGAGGCAAAGCCTTATCAACGGCGCCGCTATCTAACGGCTTACCTGAAAAGCGGCGTGACGCATACTTTGGATGTTGGTCTGGAATCTTTGTCAACCCCCGCATACGACCTCGCCTTCTTCAAAGACAGCATCCCGGATCAGCCTCAAGTGATCCATACGGGCGCAATCACCGTGTTCGAACAAAAACAACCGGAAGCTTCGCCAACGTTTTTCACCACAAAAGCCTTCATCTGGGTGGCGGTGATCGCCGTGATTGCCGTGTTGGGCTTTATGTCGGTAAAACTTTTGAAAGAGACGAGCGCTGCGAAAAAAGAAGGCCTGTAGAAGAGGATGCTAGGCCCGTTGCATCAACATGAACGCGTAATTCCGGTTCATGTAATGACTCACGGATAATACCTTTTTGATTTCTTTAGGAGTTTCAAAAGCCGAAGCTTTCACTACCTCTGGAATAGCTTGTTTCTTTAAGATAGAGGCGCCCAACCAGAGGGCGAACGACGCGGCCGTGCAATAGTCACCGCAAAGGTGTTTGTATCGGGCCTGCGGAATGGCCTTCAAATCCGAAACCTCTAATGCTTTCAAAACGACGTCGCGTACAACGTCGCCGGTAATGCCGTTGAGCCAAACATCGATCTCGTCCAATGAAGTGTTGTTTGCTTTTAAGAAGCCAGCCAGGGAGGAGGCCAGGTCGTCCTTCGTTTCGGGGCGATAGACCATGGCCACATCCCGTAATTCGCACCAGGTATTTTCACTGCGCGTGCCCGTGAGGTCAAAGAAAGCGGCGCCTTCACCTTGTATCGTTCCCTTTGTCGTGGTGTTGAACAAATTGAGGTTGACGATCGGCTCCGCTTTGAAATGATTCTCACGAATGCTGGCGATAAACTGTACGGCGGCGGCTTCGTCATACGACCCCACCAGGTAATGCGCCGCGTGATTCTCCTCCAGGCGCATCATGGCATCCTGTAGCGCGTTTTCAAAGGCAAACCCTTTGCTCACATAGGTGTTGTTATAGCCCATGCATTTGATCGTCACCGCCTCCAGGCCGGCCAGGGCGTTGTAGGTGCCTTGCATGAAGTGGGTGGGGGTGAGCTGCTTTTCCTTCATTTCCAGCATCTCGCGAAGAAACTTCTCCGTCTCGTCCAGGAAGCCATAGCCCGTAGCCGTGATGATGCCATCGGGGTGTTCTATGCCCGCATCGCGCAAGCAGATCGTGGCCGAAGCCAGCCCGACGCGCAACATGCGACTGAGCCGCCGCAGTTGGATGGGGTTGATGTAGGCTTTGAAATCGGGGACAACAGAGGTCAGTACGTTTTGATCATAGGTCGTGATCTCGTCCAAAAACATTTGGTTGTCAAATGTCTTCTGCGGAGAGATCATGCCGATGCCCTGAATGAAGTACTGCGCCTTTCCCGCCATAGTTATGCCAATCCGATAAGTATTGAAGAAGTGTTGCCGCCGAAGCCAAAGGAGTTGGACAATACGTTTTTGAGGTCCACCTCCCGCTTCAATTCTCTAACGGGGGAAACAGAGAGTTCAGGCATTTGTTCATGAAAATTAATATTCGGCCAAACCACCCGGTGTTGCAAGCCCAGCAAGCAATACACCGCCTCAATGCTGCCGGCGGCGGCCAGGGTGTGGCCTGTGTAGGGTTTGGTAGAACTGAACAACGGCACCTCGTCGCCAAACAACTTCTGGATGCCAAAGCCCTCGGACAGGTCGTTGTTTTCCGTAGCGGTTCCGTGTGCGTTGATGTAGTCGATCTGGTCGGGTGTCAGCTTTGCCATGGCCAAGGCCAGGTTCATGGCGTTATAGGCCCCGGTGCCTTCCGGCGATGACGCGGTTTGATGG carries:
- a CDS encoding beta-ketoacyl synthase chain length factor; the protein is MAGKAQYFIQGIGMISPQKTFDNQMFLDEITTYDQNVLTSVVPDFKAYINPIQLRRLSRMLRVGLASATICLRDAGIEHPDGIITATGYGFLDETEKFLREMLEMKEKQLTPTHFMQGTYNALAGLEAVTIKCMGYNNTYVSKGFAFENALQDAMMRLEENHAAHYLVGSYDEAAAVQFIASIRENHFKAEPIVNLNLFNTTTKGTIQGEGAAFFDLTGTRSENTWCELRDVAMVYRPETKDDLASSLAGFLKANNTSLDEIDVWLNGITGDVVRDVVLKALEVSDLKAIPQARYKHLCGDYCTAASFALWLGASILKKQAIPEVVKASAFETPKEIKKVLSVSHYMNRNYAFMLMQRA